The Caminicella sporogenes DSM 14501 DNA window TATATATTTAAAGATGCTTCAAGATATAAATGGCAAAAAATATTTGCTGTAATATTGATGATTTTATTGATAGTATCTATAAATTCATATTTGAGAAAAGATGAATTAATTAAAGACAGGGGACTTGAAAGGTGTATAAAAGAAGTACTTGAAAAAAATTTTTATGATTTTGAAAAAGGACAGCCACTGACATTATCTGATTTACAAATGTTAAAGAGATTATATATTTGGAAAGATAATTGCGTATATGACTTACAGGGAATAGAAAATCTTAAAAACTTAGAAGAATTAGATATTAATTCAAATGGAATTAAAAATTTAGAACGTTTAGGTATGTTAAATAATTTAAAGGAATTATATATAAGTAATGATAAGTTGTGCAGATTAAAAAAAATTAAAAATTTAAAATCTTTAGAAAAGCTAAGTCTTTCATATGTTAAAATTAATAATGACTGCTTTATAGACAATTTTCCTAGATTAAAAGAATTATCAATACACAAGTCAAAATTTAAGGATTTATCTTTTATAAGGGAATTAAAGGAACTTGAAAAATTAAGTTTAAGTGGCTGTACAATTGAGAGCATGGAAGGCATAGAGAAACTTTCAAATT harbors:
- a CDS encoding leucine-rich repeat domain-containing protein; translated protein: MEEKSVYKKKILIYLSALLITLIAYPFNIINGINVVLLYWFIYGGQYLLFKRIYKKELLLLIGIIILNFVLNGLYIFLRFDVFLAIYFETLTIYYIFKDASRYKWQKIFAVILMILLIVSINSYLRKDELIKDRGLERCIKEVLEKNFYDFEKGQPLTLSDLQMLKRLYIWKDNCVYDLQGIENLKNLEELDINSNGIKNLERLGMLNNLKELYISNDKLCRLKKIKNLKSLEKLSLSYVKINNDCFIDNFPRLKELSIHKSKFKDLSFIRELKELEKLSLSGCTIESMEGIEKLSNLQKLELDHTQIKNIDKIKESKSLKEIELCKSILDKVQELRENTNFKITIREEDFLDKMIY